A window of Pantoea agglomerans contains these coding sequences:
- a CDS encoding PTS mannose transporter subunit IID produces MVDTTTTQKKLTPGDIRGVFLRSNLFQGSWNFERMQALGFCFSMVPVIRRLYPENNEARRQAIKRHLEFFNTHPYVAAPVLGVTMAMEEQRANGAPIDDAAINGIKVGLMGPLAGVGDPIFWGTVRPVFAALGAGIAMSGSLLGPLLFFVLFNLARLLTRYYGVAYGYRKGIDIVSDMGGGFLQKLTEGASILGLFVMGALVNKWTHVNIPLVVSRITDQTGKTTVTTVQTILDQLMPGIVPLLLTFACMWLLRRKVNALWIIVGFFVIGIFGYWVGLLGL; encoded by the coding sequence ATGGTAGATACAACTACAACGCAAAAGAAACTCACCCCAGGGGATATCCGCGGCGTGTTTTTGCGGTCGAACCTGTTCCAGGGGTCGTGGAACTTCGAGCGTATGCAGGCGCTAGGCTTCTGTTTCTCAATGGTGCCGGTGATCCGCCGCCTCTATCCGGAAAACAATGAGGCGCGCCGCCAGGCGATTAAGCGTCATCTGGAGTTCTTTAACACCCATCCCTACGTGGCAGCGCCGGTGCTGGGCGTGACCATGGCGATGGAGGAGCAGCGCGCCAACGGCGCCCCGATCGACGACGCCGCCATCAACGGCATTAAAGTGGGCCTGATGGGGCCGCTGGCTGGCGTCGGCGACCCCATTTTCTGGGGCACCGTACGCCCGGTATTCGCCGCCCTCGGCGCAGGTATCGCCATGAGCGGCAGCCTGCTGGGTCCGCTGCTGTTCTTCGTGCTGTTCAATCTGGCGCGTCTGCTGACCCGCTATTACGGCGTGGCGTACGGCTACCGCAAAGGGATCGATATCGTCAGCGATATGGGCGGCGGCTTCCTGCAGAAGCTCACGGAGGGGGCGTCAATTCTTGGCCTGTTTGTGATGGGCGCGCTGGTGAACAAGTGGACGCACGTGAATATTCCGCTGGTCGTATCGCGCATTACCGACCAGACCGGGAAAACCACCGTCACCACGGTTCAGACCATTCTCGATCAGCTGATGCCGGGCATCGTGCCGCTGCTGCTGACCTTCGCCTGTATGTGGCTGCTGCGTCGCAAGGTCAACGCGCTTTGGATTATCGTTGGCTTCTTTGTTATCGGGATTTTCGGCTACTGGGTCGGCCTGCTTGGCCTGTAG
- a CDS encoding PTS mannose/fructose/sorbose transporter subunit IIC: MEITSLQIILIFIVACIAGMGSILDEFQFHRPLVACTLIGAVLGDMKTGIIIGGTLEMIALGWMNIGAAVAPDAALASIISTILVIAGGQSVGAGIALAIPLAAAGQVLTIIVRTITVAFQHAADKAAEKGNLTAISWIHVSALVLQAMRIAIPALIVAISVGTSAVHSLLSSIPEVVTSGLNIAGGMIVVVGYAMVINMMRAGYLMPFFYLGFVTAAFTSFNLVALGVIGVVMAVLYIQLAPKYNRVAGAPAAAPANNDLDNELD, encoded by the coding sequence ATGGAAATAACCTCGCTACAAATCATCCTGATATTTATCGTGGCCTGTATTGCGGGTATGGGCTCGATTCTGGATGAGTTTCAGTTTCACCGACCGCTGGTGGCCTGTACCCTGATCGGGGCGGTGCTCGGCGATATGAAAACCGGCATTATTATCGGCGGTACGCTGGAGATGATCGCCCTCGGCTGGATGAACATCGGCGCCGCCGTGGCGCCTGATGCGGCTCTCGCCTCAATCATCTCCACTATTCTGGTTATTGCCGGCGGTCAGAGCGTCGGCGCGGGTATTGCTTTGGCGATCCCGCTGGCGGCTGCGGGCCAGGTGCTGACGATTATCGTGCGCACCATCACCGTCGCTTTCCAGCACGCGGCCGATAAGGCCGCAGAGAAAGGTAACCTGACGGCGATATCCTGGATCCACGTCTCGGCGCTGGTGTTGCAGGCGATGCGTATCGCCATTCCGGCGCTGATTGTGGCGATTTCAGTCGGCACCAGCGCGGTTCACTCCCTGCTCAGCTCTATCCCTGAAGTGGTCACCAGCGGCCTGAACATTGCGGGCGGCATGATTGTGGTGGTCGGTTACGCGATGGTCATCAATATGATGCGCGCAGGCTATCTGATGCCGTTTTTCTATCTTGGCTTCGTCACCGCGGCCTTCACCAGCTTTAACCTGGTAGCGCTGGGCGTCATCGGCGTGGTGATGGCGGTGCTCTATATCCAGCTGGCGCCGAAATATAACCGCGTGGCGGGCGCGCCTGCGGCAGCTCCTGCAAATAACGATCTCGATAACGAACTTGACTAA
- the manX gene encoding PTS mannose transporter subunit IIAB, with amino-acid sequence MTIAIVIGTHGWAAEQLLKTAEMLLGEQENVGWIDFVPGENAETLIEKYQAQLAKLDTSKGALFLVDTWGGSPFNAASRVVLDKENYDVIAGVNIPMLVETLMARDDDPGFAELVAIAVETGREGVKAQKTELPAPSAPAAAPAPAAKAPPAPAQPLAPGEHMKIGLARIDDRLIHGQVATRWTKETNVSRIIVVSDEVAKDHVRKTLLTQVAPPGVTAHVVDVDKMVRVWNNPKYGRDRVMLLFTNPTDVLRVVEQGVEIKSVNIGGMAFRQGNTQVNNAVSVDEKDIAAFRKLNERNIELEVRKVSSDQKLKMMDLIAKVNA; translated from the coding sequence GTGACCATTGCGATAGTAATTGGTACACACGGCTGGGCAGCCGAACAACTGCTGAAAACGGCAGAAATGCTGTTGGGCGAGCAGGAGAATGTCGGATGGATTGACTTTGTGCCCGGCGAGAATGCAGAAACGCTTATTGAAAAATATCAGGCGCAGCTGGCAAAGCTGGACACGTCAAAAGGGGCGCTGTTTTTAGTTGATACCTGGGGCGGAAGCCCGTTTAACGCCGCCAGCCGCGTGGTGCTCGATAAAGAAAATTACGATGTGATCGCCGGGGTCAATATTCCGATGCTGGTCGAAACCTTAATGGCGCGCGACGACGACCCTGGCTTTGCCGAACTGGTCGCCATCGCGGTGGAGACCGGCCGCGAAGGCGTTAAGGCGCAGAAAACCGAGCTTCCCGCGCCCTCTGCACCTGCCGCTGCCCCTGCCCCTGCCGCCAAAGCGCCGCCAGCACCGGCGCAGCCGCTGGCGCCGGGTGAGCATATGAAAATCGGCCTTGCGCGCATCGACGACCGCCTGATTCACGGTCAGGTGGCGACGCGCTGGACCAAAGAGACCAACGTCTCGCGCATTATTGTGGTCAGCGACGAGGTGGCAAAAGATCACGTCCGCAAAACCCTGCTGACGCAGGTAGCACCGCCCGGCGTAACCGCACACGTGGTGGACGTCGATAAGATGGTGCGCGTCTGGAATAACCCGAAATATGGCCGCGATCGCGTGATGCTGCTGTTCACCAATCCCACCGACGTGCTGCGCGTGGTCGAGCAAGGGGTAGAGATTAAATCGGTCAATATCGGCGGCATGGCGTTTCGCCAGGGCAATACCCAGGTTAATAACGCCGTCTCGGTCGATGAAAAAGATATCGCCGCGTTCCGCAAGCTTAATGAACGCAATATTGAGCTGGAAGTGCGTAAGGTCTCCAGCGATCAAAAACTGAAAATGATGGACCTGATTGCGAAGGTCAATGCGTAA
- a CDS encoding TerC family protein, giving the protein MEFLFDPSIWAGLLTLVVLEIVLGIDNLVFIAILADKLPPKQRDKARLIGLSLALVMRLGLLSLISWMVTLTRPLFSVGEFSFAGRDLILLVGGVFLLFKATMELHERLENRQLEHQGNRSYASFWAVVTQIVVLDAVFSLDAVITAVGMVNHLPIMMTAVVIAMGVMLLASKPLTNFVNAHPTVVVLCLSFLLMIGLSLVAEGFGFHIPKGYLYAAIGFSILIELFNQIARRNFMRHQAHRPMRERTAEAILRLMGGRQRPAQPAVNEESPLIQAMPQEAFKDEERYMINGVLTLASRSIRSIMTPRGEISWVDAERPLDEIRIQLLDTPHSLFPVCRGELDEIIGVVRAKELLVAIEHGMDVATFAAASPAIVVPETLDPINLLGVLRRAKGSFVIVTNEFGVVQGLITPLDVLEAIAGEFPDEDETPDIIVDGDGWIVKGGTDLHSLQQLFDVNDLVNPDEDHASLAGLLIGQKGQLPLPGEVIDLPPLHFTILQATDYRVDLVRVTKDKPHEDDEQEQ; this is encoded by the coding sequence ATGGAATTTCTCTTCGACCCCTCAATCTGGGCCGGTTTGCTCACGCTTGTCGTACTGGAAATCGTGCTTGGCATCGATAACCTGGTGTTTATCGCCATTCTTGCCGACAAGCTGCCGCCGAAGCAGCGCGATAAAGCGCGCCTGATCGGTTTATCGCTGGCGCTGGTGATGCGTCTGGGCCTGCTGTCGCTGATCTCCTGGATGGTGACGCTGACGCGTCCGTTATTTAGCGTAGGGGAGTTTAGCTTCGCAGGGCGTGATTTGATTTTGCTGGTGGGCGGGGTGTTTCTGCTGTTCAAGGCGACGATGGAGCTGCATGAGCGGCTGGAGAACCGTCAGCTTGAGCATCAGGGGAACCGCAGCTACGCCAGCTTCTGGGCGGTGGTCACGCAGATTGTGGTGCTGGACGCGGTCTTCTCGCTGGATGCGGTGATTACGGCGGTCGGCATGGTAAACCATCTGCCGATTATGATGACGGCGGTGGTGATCGCCATGGGCGTGATGCTGCTCGCTTCGAAGCCGTTGACCAACTTCGTTAACGCGCATCCTACCGTGGTGGTGCTCTGCCTGAGCTTCCTGCTGATGATCGGCCTGTCGCTGGTGGCGGAAGGCTTCGGCTTCCATATCCCGAAAGGCTACCTCTATGCGGCGATTGGCTTCTCGATTCTTATCGAGCTGTTTAACCAGATCGCGCGCCGCAACTTTATGCGTCATCAGGCGCATCGCCCAATGCGCGAGCGCACCGCCGAGGCGATTTTGCGCCTGATGGGCGGTCGTCAGCGCCCGGCGCAGCCTGCGGTTAACGAGGAGTCGCCTCTGATCCAGGCGATGCCGCAGGAAGCCTTTAAGGATGAAGAGCGCTATATGATCAACGGCGTGCTGACGCTGGCGTCGCGCTCTATCCGCAGCATTATGACGCCGCGCGGTGAAATCTCCTGGGTTGACGCCGAGCGTCCGCTGGACGAGATCCGTATTCAACTGCTCGACACGCCGCACAGTTTGTTTCCGGTGTGCCGCGGCGAGCTGGATGAGATTATCGGCGTGGTGCGCGCCAAAGAGCTGCTGGTGGCGATTGAGCACGGCATGGACGTGGCGACCTTTGCCGCCGCATCGCCCGCTATCGTGGTGCCGGAAACGCTGGATCCCATTAATTTACTGGGCGTGCTGCGCCGCGCCAAAGGCAGCTTCGTTATCGTCACCAACGAGTTCGGCGTGGTGCAGGGGCTGATTACCCCGCTGGACGTGCTGGAAGCGATCGCCGGTGAGTTCCCGGACGAGGATGAGACGCCAGATATTATCGTCGACGGCGACGGCTGGATCGTTAAGGGCGGCACTGACCTGCATTCGCTTCAGCAGCTGTTCGACGTTAACGACCTGGTTAACCCGGATGAAGATCACGCCTCGCTGGCGGGTCTGCTGATTGGTCAGAAAGGCCAGCTGCCGCTGCCGGGCGAGGTGATCGATTTGCCGCCGCTGCACTTTACTATTCTGCAGGCGACCGACTATCGCGTCGATCTGGTGCGGGTGACGAAAGACAAGCCGCACGAGGATGATGAACAAGAGCAGTAA
- a CDS encoding EAL domain-containing protein, whose product MLLAQQFVGQFRRKRLFIALVIAAVVLILTLAFRFFEEKSRIEQQSLNFADNAIQRFDRMFSPLDVSANNTLGLVGVPCQEVRFPLIEKISALQTVRAILLVENDTIYCSSIYGPRAIPFSQTYPQLAINNQRMMLTTDNYLLKGSPILLLWTPKSLDNRSGILQAINIELMSTYLLEPQLPWVERAIFSVGGESLEYGNPLIEPAMPSEDEVSYEQGSLRYPFAITLYGPSPARLAMMSLPSQLPLALMLSLLIGYIVWLATANRMSLSWQISYGITANEFMVYCQPLINARSGECDGIELLLRWHNARQGWIPPDVFIPLAERQNLIAPLTRFVIDKAVAQLPNLPRCPSFHIAINVAASHFRDRAIVDDLQQLWWPANPLPKLVVELTERDALPVVDQKVISQLHSIGVRLAIDDFGTGHSSLSYLKDLQPDVLKIDKIFTAAIGTDAINATVTDMVISLAQRLNISLVAEGVETAEQAAYLRERGVDLLQGYYYARPMPIEDFPAWLTQHQAQLTP is encoded by the coding sequence ATGCTTTTGGCCCAGCAATTTGTTGGACAATTTCGCCGTAAGCGACTCTTTATTGCGTTGGTGATCGCCGCTGTGGTTCTGATATTGACGCTGGCTTTTCGCTTTTTCGAAGAGAAATCGCGTATTGAGCAGCAGTCGCTTAATTTCGCCGATAACGCCATTCAGCGCTTCGACCGCATGTTTTCGCCGCTCGACGTCTCCGCAAACAATACGCTGGGACTGGTCGGCGTGCCCTGCCAGGAGGTGCGCTTCCCGCTGATTGAGAAAATATCCGCTCTGCAAACGGTACGCGCGATATTGCTGGTAGAAAACGACACCATCTACTGCTCCAGCATCTACGGGCCGCGCGCCATTCCCTTTAGCCAGACCTATCCCCAGCTGGCGATTAATAATCAGCGCATGATGCTGACGACCGACAACTACCTGCTCAAGGGCTCGCCAATCCTGCTGCTGTGGACCCCTAAGTCCCTCGACAACCGCTCCGGTATTTTGCAGGCGATCAATATCGAGCTGATGAGCACCTATCTGCTGGAGCCGCAGCTGCCCTGGGTAGAGCGTGCGATCTTCAGCGTCGGCGGCGAGAGCCTGGAGTACGGCAATCCGCTGATTGAGCCGGCGATGCCGTCAGAGGATGAGGTCAGCTACGAGCAGGGCTCCTTGCGCTATCCTTTCGCCATTACGCTCTATGGCCCTTCGCCGGCACGACTGGCGATGATGTCGCTGCCGTCGCAGCTGCCGCTGGCGCTGATGCTGAGCCTGCTGATCGGCTATATCGTCTGGCTGGCGACGGCGAATCGTATGAGCCTGAGCTGGCAGATTAGCTACGGCATCACCGCCAATGAATTTATGGTTTACTGCCAGCCGCTGATTAACGCCAGGAGCGGCGAGTGCGATGGCATCGAGCTGCTGCTGCGCTGGCACAACGCGCGCCAGGGCTGGATCCCGCCGGACGTGTTTATTCCGCTGGCCGAGCGGCAGAATCTTATCGCGCCGCTCACGCGCTTCGTGATCGATAAAGCGGTGGCGCAGCTGCCGAACCTGCCGCGCTGCCCGTCGTTTCATATCGCCATTAACGTGGCCGCCAGCCACTTCCGCGATCGCGCCATCGTCGACGATCTGCAGCAGCTCTGGTGGCCGGCAAATCCGCTGCCGAAGCTGGTGGTGGAGCTGACGGAGCGCGATGCCCTGCCGGTGGTGGATCAGAAGGTGATTTCGCAGCTGCACAGCATCGGCGTGCGTCTCGCTATCGATGACTTCGGCACCGGGCACAGCTCGCTCTCCTATTTGAAAGATTTGCAGCCGGACGTGCTGAAGATTGACAAGATTTTCACCGCGGCGATCGGCACCGACGCCATTAACGCCACGGTGACCGATATGGTGATTTCGCTGGCGCAGCGATTAAATATCAGCCTGGTGGCCGAGGGGGTTGAAACCGCCGAGCAGGCCGCCTATCTGCGCGAGCGCGGCGTCGATCTGCTGCAGGGCTATTACTACGCGCGGCCGATGCCGATTGAGGATTTTCCCGCCTGGCTGACGCAGCATCAGGCGCAGCTGACGCCCTGA